Proteins encoded together in one Chelonoidis abingdonii isolate Lonesome George chromosome 1, CheloAbing_2.0, whole genome shotgun sequence window:
- the HAO2 gene encoding 2-Hydroxyacid oxidase 2 isoform X1 encodes MPMVCLSDFEAYAKKHLPKTTWDFFAAGADECCTRDGNLLAYRRIHFRPRILRGMSVIDTRTMLLGTEISFPVGIAPTGFHRLAWPDGEKSTARAAEAMKTCYITSTYSTCTVEEIAAAAPNGFRWFQLYIHRNRALSEGLVRRVEAAGFQGLVLTADLPYPGKRRDDIRNSFQLPPHMTVKNFEGVFEGMGSCTEYGLPPNSIDPSVNWNDIYWLQSLTRLPIIVKGILTKEDADLAVRHGVQGIIVSNHGGRQLDGGPATIDALIEIVDAVQDRAEVYLDGGIRTGSDVLKALALGAKCVFLGRPALWGLTYKGEEGLREVLQILHDEFRLSMALAGCHNVSEIDLNLVQFSRL; translated from the exons ATGCCCATGGTATGTTTGTCAGACTTTGAAGCTTATGCTAAGAAGCATCTGCCCAAGACCACTTGGGACTTTTTCGCAGCTGGAGCTGATGAGTGTTGCACCCGAGATGGCAACCTCCTGGCATATAGAAG AATCCACTTCCGGCCACGTATATTGCGGGGTATGTCTGTGATAGACACTAGGACTATGCTTCTAGGTACTGAAATCAGCTTCCCTGTAGGGATTGCTCCCACTGGGTTCCACCGGCTGGCTTGGCCTGATGGAGAGAAGAGTACAGCAAGAG CTGCTGAAGCCATGAAAACCTGTTACATCACCAGCACATACTCCACCTGCACTGTGGAGGAGATTGCTGCAGCCGCACCCAATGGCTTCCGATGGTTCCAGCTGTACATTCACCGCAACAGGGCACTCTCGGAGGGGCTGGTCCGACGTGTAGAGGCCGCGGGTTTTCAAGGCCTGGTGCTCACTGCTGATCTTCCCTACCCTGGGAAAAGACGAGATGACATCCGCAACAGCTTCCAGCTCCCACCACACATGACAGTGAAGAACTTTGAAGGAGTCTTTGAG gggatgggg AGTTGTACTGAATATGGCCTCCCGCCTAACTCCATAGACCCTTCTGTAAACTGGAATGACATCTATTGGCTGCAGAGCCTGACTCGCTTGCCTATCATTGTCAAAGGAATTTTGACTAAGGAAGATGCAGATCTGGCAGTGAGACATGGAGTTCAGGGAATTATTGTATCCAACCATGGTGGAAGGCAGCTGGATGGAGGACCCGCCACT ATTGATGCTCTGATTGAAATTGTAGACGCAGTGCAGGATAGAGCTGAAGTTTATTTGGACGGTGGAATACGAACAGGAAGTGATGTATTAAAGGCACTGGCACTCGGAGCAAAATGTGTCTTCCTTGGAAGGCCAGCTTTATGGGGTCTAACCTACAAG GGTGAAGAAGGGCTTCGAGAAGTTTTGCAGATTTTACATGATGAATTTCGTTTGTCAATGGCCCTGgctg GCTGTCACAATGTCTCAGAAATCGACCTAAACCTGGTTCAGTTCTCCAGGTTGTAA
- the HAO2 gene encoding 2-Hydroxyacid oxidase 2 isoform X4, translated as MPMVCLSDFEAYAKKHLPKTTWDFFAAGADECCTRDGNLLAYRRIHFRPRILRGMSVIDTRTMLLGTEISFPVGIAPTGFHRLAWPDGEKSTARAAEAMKTCYITSTYSTCTVEEIAAAAPNGFRWFQLYIHRNRALSEGLVRRVEAAGFQGLVLTADLPYPGKRRDDIRNSFQLPPHMTVKNFEGVFEIDALIEIVDAVQDRAEVYLDGGIRTGSDVLKALALGAKCVFLGRPALWGLTYKGEEGLREVLQILHDEFRLSMALAGCHNVSEIDLNLVQFSRL; from the exons ATGCCCATGGTATGTTTGTCAGACTTTGAAGCTTATGCTAAGAAGCATCTGCCCAAGACCACTTGGGACTTTTTCGCAGCTGGAGCTGATGAGTGTTGCACCCGAGATGGCAACCTCCTGGCATATAGAAG AATCCACTTCCGGCCACGTATATTGCGGGGTATGTCTGTGATAGACACTAGGACTATGCTTCTAGGTACTGAAATCAGCTTCCCTGTAGGGATTGCTCCCACTGGGTTCCACCGGCTGGCTTGGCCTGATGGAGAGAAGAGTACAGCAAGAG CTGCTGAAGCCATGAAAACCTGTTACATCACCAGCACATACTCCACCTGCACTGTGGAGGAGATTGCTGCAGCCGCACCCAATGGCTTCCGATGGTTCCAGCTGTACATTCACCGCAACAGGGCACTCTCGGAGGGGCTGGTCCGACGTGTAGAGGCCGCGGGTTTTCAAGGCCTGGTGCTCACTGCTGATCTTCCCTACCCTGGGAAAAGACGAGATGACATCCGCAACAGCTTCCAGCTCCCACCACACATGACAGTGAAGAACTTTGAAGGAGTCTTTGAG ATTGATGCTCTGATTGAAATTGTAGACGCAGTGCAGGATAGAGCTGAAGTTTATTTGGACGGTGGAATACGAACAGGAAGTGATGTATTAAAGGCACTGGCACTCGGAGCAAAATGTGTCTTCCTTGGAAGGCCAGCTTTATGGGGTCTAACCTACAAG GGTGAAGAAGGGCTTCGAGAAGTTTTGCAGATTTTACATGATGAATTTCGTTTGTCAATGGCCCTGgctg GCTGTCACAATGTCTCAGAAATCGACCTAAACCTGGTTCAGTTCTCCAGGTTGTAA
- the HAO2 gene encoding 2-Hydroxyacid oxidase 2 isoform X3 encodes MPMVCLSDFEAYAKKHLPKTTWDFFAAGADECCTRDGNLLAYRRIHFRPRILRGMSVIDTRTMLLGTEISFPVGIAPTGFHRLAWPDGEKSTARAAEAMKTCYITSTYSTCTVEEIAAAAPNGFRWFQLYIHRNRALSEGLVRRVEAAGFQGLVLTADLPYPGKRRDDIRNSFQLPPHMTVKNFEGVFESCTEYGLPPNSIDPSVNWNDIYWLQSLTRLPIIVKGILTKEDADLAVRHGVQGIIVSNHGGRQLDGGPATIDALIEIVDAVQDRAEVYLDGGIRTGSDVLKALALGAKCVFLGRPALWGLTYKGEEGLREVLQILHDEFRLSMALAGCHNVSEIDLNLVQFSRL; translated from the exons ATGCCCATGGTATGTTTGTCAGACTTTGAAGCTTATGCTAAGAAGCATCTGCCCAAGACCACTTGGGACTTTTTCGCAGCTGGAGCTGATGAGTGTTGCACCCGAGATGGCAACCTCCTGGCATATAGAAG AATCCACTTCCGGCCACGTATATTGCGGGGTATGTCTGTGATAGACACTAGGACTATGCTTCTAGGTACTGAAATCAGCTTCCCTGTAGGGATTGCTCCCACTGGGTTCCACCGGCTGGCTTGGCCTGATGGAGAGAAGAGTACAGCAAGAG CTGCTGAAGCCATGAAAACCTGTTACATCACCAGCACATACTCCACCTGCACTGTGGAGGAGATTGCTGCAGCCGCACCCAATGGCTTCCGATGGTTCCAGCTGTACATTCACCGCAACAGGGCACTCTCGGAGGGGCTGGTCCGACGTGTAGAGGCCGCGGGTTTTCAAGGCCTGGTGCTCACTGCTGATCTTCCCTACCCTGGGAAAAGACGAGATGACATCCGCAACAGCTTCCAGCTCCCACCACACATGACAGTGAAGAACTTTGAAGGAGTCTTTGAG AGTTGTACTGAATATGGCCTCCCGCCTAACTCCATAGACCCTTCTGTAAACTGGAATGACATCTATTGGCTGCAGAGCCTGACTCGCTTGCCTATCATTGTCAAAGGAATTTTGACTAAGGAAGATGCAGATCTGGCAGTGAGACATGGAGTTCAGGGAATTATTGTATCCAACCATGGTGGAAGGCAGCTGGATGGAGGACCCGCCACT ATTGATGCTCTGATTGAAATTGTAGACGCAGTGCAGGATAGAGCTGAAGTTTATTTGGACGGTGGAATACGAACAGGAAGTGATGTATTAAAGGCACTGGCACTCGGAGCAAAATGTGTCTTCCTTGGAAGGCCAGCTTTATGGGGTCTAACCTACAAG GGTGAAGAAGGGCTTCGAGAAGTTTTGCAGATTTTACATGATGAATTTCGTTTGTCAATGGCCCTGgctg GCTGTCACAATGTCTCAGAAATCGACCTAAACCTGGTTCAGTTCTCCAGGTTGTAA
- the HAO2 gene encoding 2-Hydroxyacid oxidase 2 isoform X2, whose protein sequence is MPMVCLSDFEAYAKKHLPKTTWDFFAAGADECCTRDGNLLAYRRIHFRPRILRGMSVIDTRTMLLGTEISFPVGIAPTGFHRLAWPDGEKSTARAAEAMKTCYITSTYSTCTVEEIAAAAPNGFRWFQLYIHRNRALSEGLVRRVEAAGFQGLVLTADLPYPGKRRDDIRNSFQLPPHMTVKNFEGVFEEESCTEYGLPPNSIDPSVNWNDIYWLQSLTRLPIIVKGILTKEDADLAVRHGVQGIIVSNHGGRQLDGGPATIDALIEIVDAVQDRAEVYLDGGIRTGSDVLKALALGAKCVFLGRPALWGLTYKGEEGLREVLQILHDEFRLSMALAGCHNVSEIDLNLVQFSRL, encoded by the exons ATGCCCATGGTATGTTTGTCAGACTTTGAAGCTTATGCTAAGAAGCATCTGCCCAAGACCACTTGGGACTTTTTCGCAGCTGGAGCTGATGAGTGTTGCACCCGAGATGGCAACCTCCTGGCATATAGAAG AATCCACTTCCGGCCACGTATATTGCGGGGTATGTCTGTGATAGACACTAGGACTATGCTTCTAGGTACTGAAATCAGCTTCCCTGTAGGGATTGCTCCCACTGGGTTCCACCGGCTGGCTTGGCCTGATGGAGAGAAGAGTACAGCAAGAG CTGCTGAAGCCATGAAAACCTGTTACATCACCAGCACATACTCCACCTGCACTGTGGAGGAGATTGCTGCAGCCGCACCCAATGGCTTCCGATGGTTCCAGCTGTACATTCACCGCAACAGGGCACTCTCGGAGGGGCTGGTCCGACGTGTAGAGGCCGCGGGTTTTCAAGGCCTGGTGCTCACTGCTGATCTTCCCTACCCTGGGAAAAGACGAGATGACATCCGCAACAGCTTCCAGCTCCCACCACACATGACAGTGAAGAACTTTGAAGGAGTCTTTGAG GAAGAGAGTTGTACTGAATATGGCCTCCCGCCTAACTCCATAGACCCTTCTGTAAACTGGAATGACATCTATTGGCTGCAGAGCCTGACTCGCTTGCCTATCATTGTCAAAGGAATTTTGACTAAGGAAGATGCAGATCTGGCAGTGAGACATGGAGTTCAGGGAATTATTGTATCCAACCATGGTGGAAGGCAGCTGGATGGAGGACCCGCCACT ATTGATGCTCTGATTGAAATTGTAGACGCAGTGCAGGATAGAGCTGAAGTTTATTTGGACGGTGGAATACGAACAGGAAGTGATGTATTAAAGGCACTGGCACTCGGAGCAAAATGTGTCTTCCTTGGAAGGCCAGCTTTATGGGGTCTAACCTACAAG GGTGAAGAAGGGCTTCGAGAAGTTTTGCAGATTTTACATGATGAATTTCGTTTGTCAATGGCCCTGgctg GCTGTCACAATGTCTCAGAAATCGACCTAAACCTGGTTCAGTTCTCCAGGTTGTAA